The genomic region GATCGGCGGCGAGGAGGCGTGGCTGTACCGGGGCCCCTTCACCAAGTCGGGCACGACCGGGAAGGTCAGCAAGATCGACAAGGGGTCCGGCGGCTGGTACTCCTCCGCTCTCGCGGCCGGAAAGGTCGACGGGGACGCAAGGACGGACCTGGTGGTGATCGGCACCGAGATCACCGGCAGTGACATCCGCGAACGCGCCTGGTTCCTGAAGGGCACGTCCTCCGGCCTCGCCTCGGGCGCGTCCAGGACCCTCAGCGACCGGCAGGAGGGCCTCTACCCGAGCCCGGTCATCGGCGACTTCGACAAGAACGGCTACGGCGACATCGCCCTCGGCCTGCCCGACAAGGACAACGGCAGGGGCGCGGTCACGATCTGGCGCGGCACGTCGTCCGGCCCGAGCGGCTCGGTCACGTTCACCCAGGCCACCTCGGGCGTCTCCGGCAGCCCGGAGGCCGGCGACGACTTCGGCTACGCGATCTCGGCCGCCGACACCAACGGCGACGGCTACGCCGACCTCGCGGTCGGCGTGCCGCACGAGGACGTCGACGGCCGGGAGGACCAGGGCGGTGTCCACGTCTTCCGCGGCGGCTCCGGCGGCCTCAGTGGCTCCCGCTCGTCCTGGATCGCCCAGACGGTGCTGGGCCCGGCCGACTCCCACGCCGCCTTCGGCTACACCCTCCGCCTGCGCGACCTGACCGCCGACGGCCGCGCCGACCTGGCCGTGGGCGCGGCGAGCGGCGCGCTGCTGATGCCGGGCACGGGCACGGCACCGACGAAGACCGGCGCGACCGTCCTGCCCGACCTGGGCGGGGCGCTTCCCGACTGACGCCGGGCCCGCCGACCGCTCCGGCGCGTCCGTACGGGCGTGCCGAGCCGACGCCCCGCCGAGGGCCGAAGCCAAGCCCGCACGGCCGAACCCTTACAACCCACGGACAACAGAACGGCCTTACCCCCTAAGGGATGTCACAGCTCGGCCGCAAAGCCGGGCCCGGAAGCCCGGGCCCGGCACGCCACCGCCCGGGACCAGGTACGTTCGAAGACGTGGCTGGATTCAGGATCGGACGCGGCCGGAACAACGGCGCTCCTCAGACGCGACCGCAAAACCCTCCGTACGGGCAGCAGACGCCGCAGGGACCGTCGTACGGCTACCCGCCGGCGCCGCAGCCGTACCCGCAGCAGCAGCCGCCGTACGGCAACGGCGGCGGCCCCACCTGGCCGCAGCCGAACGCCGGGCGGCCGGGCGGCGGCTACGGCGACCAGGGCGAGCCGGAGTACTTCGGCGACGGCGCGTACCCGCCCGGCCCCCAGGGCCCGCACGACCCGTACGCGGCGAACAACCCGGGCCACACCCAGGCCTTCTCGGTCGGCGAGGACCCCTACACCCAGGGCGACACCTACCGCGCCGGCTCGGCCGCCGCGCCGTCCGGCCCGGTCGGCCCGCGCCTGCACTGGAAGGCCCTGCTGAGGGGCATCGTCCTCGCCCCCAACCAGACCTTCCTCCAGATGCGGGACTACACGATGTGGGGTCCGGCCCTCATCGTCACGTTCCTCTACGGGCTGCTCGCCGTCTTCGGCTTCGACGGCGCCCGCAAGGATGCGATAAACGCCACACTCTCGAACGCCATCCCCATCGTCCTGACGACGGCGGTCGCGATGGTGCTCAGCGCGTTCATCCTGGGCGTGGTCACCCACACGCTGGCCCGCCAGCTCGGCGGCGACGGTGCCTGGCAGCCCACGGTCGGCCTGTCCATGCTGATCATGTCCATCACGGACGCACCCCGCCTGGTCTTCGCCATGTTCGCCGGCGGCAACGCGACGTTCGTGCAGCTGCTGGGCTGGGCCACCTGGATCGCGGGCGGCGCGCTGCTGACCCTCATGGTCGGCCGCTCCCACGACCTGCCCTGGCCGAAGGCGCTGGGCGCGTCGGCGATCCAGCTGATCGCCCTGCTGTCGATCGTGAAGCTGGGCACGGTCTGAGGCTGCGCGCCTACGAGAAAGGGGCTCCCTCGGGAGCCCCTTTTCCTTGGCGACACTCAGGCGTCGAGCACCTGGTCGGCCCGCCGCACCACCGGCGGCTCCACCGACCACGGGAAGTTGATCCACTCATCGGTCCGCTTCCACACGTATTCGCACTTCACCAGCGACTGGGACTTCTCGTAGACCACGGCGCTGCGCACCTCGGCGACGGTGTCGAGGCAGAAGTCACGCACCAGCTTGAGCGTCTTGCCGGTGTCGGCGACGTCGTCGGTGATCAGCACCTTCTTCTCGGAGAAGTCGATCACGTTGGGGACGGGAGCGAGCATGACGGGCATCTCCAGCGTCGTCCCCACGCCCGTGTAGAACTCCACGTTCACCAGGTGGAT from Streptomyces chartreusis NRRL 3882 harbors:
- a CDS encoding FG-GAP and VCBS repeat-containing protein, coding for MRRPTTTALVAALLATGVTPVFLSGPASAAVARHYDDFNGDGRRDLAYGGYDDVDREGGTITVVYATATGLDTAHPRYLHQDSAGVPGSGEEDDQFGASLASADLNKDGYADLVVGNPTEHVGSADYRGTVTVLWGSKSGLSGGTNLTPAGGAVGHFGRDLATGDFTGDGSPDLAVIGGEEAWLYRGPFTKSGTTGKVSKIDKGSGGWYSSALAAGKVDGDARTDLVVIGTEITGSDIRERAWFLKGTSSGLASGASRTLSDRQEGLYPSPVIGDFDKNGYGDIALGLPDKDNGRGAVTIWRGTSSGPSGSVTFTQATSGVSGSPEAGDDFGYAISAADTNGDGYADLAVGVPHEDVDGREDQGGVHVFRGGSGGLSGSRSSWIAQTVLGPADSHAAFGYTLRLRDLTADGRADLAVGAASGALLMPGTGTAPTKTGATVLPDLGGALPD
- a CDS encoding Yip1 family protein; this translates as MSQLGRKAGPGSPGPARHRPGPGTFEDVAGFRIGRGRNNGAPQTRPQNPPYGQQTPQGPSYGYPPAPQPYPQQQPPYGNGGGPTWPQPNAGRPGGGYGDQGEPEYFGDGAYPPGPQGPHDPYAANNPGHTQAFSVGEDPYTQGDTYRAGSAAAPSGPVGPRLHWKALLRGIVLAPNQTFLQMRDYTMWGPALIVTFLYGLLAVFGFDGARKDAINATLSNAIPIVLTTAVAMVLSAFILGVVTHTLARQLGGDGAWQPTVGLSMLIMSITDAPRLVFAMFAGGNATFVQLLGWATWIAGGALLTLMVGRSHDLPWPKALGASAIQLIALLSIVKLGTV
- a CDS encoding phosphoribosyltransferase; its protein translation is MSDVRENLTYEQFGVAVRELAQTIADDGYEPDIVLSIARGGVFVAGGLAYALDCKNIHLVNVEFYTGVGTTLEMPVMLAPVPNVIDFSEKKVLITDDVADTGKTLKLVRDFCLDTVAEVRSAVVYEKSQSLVKCEYVWKRTDEWINFPWSVEPPVVRRADQVLDA